The nucleotide window GCACAGAGCAGCGACCGCTACCTTCGTCTCCGACTGCATCTCCTTCAGCAGCTTCACTTCTCGTTTTGCCTCGTACAGCTCCGCCTCCAGCTTCCTGACAGCGTTGACGACTCTGAGCTCATTGTCTCGCTCATGAACGAAGCGGAACGTGGAAGACAGGGAGGGCGGCGAGGAGTTGGCCGAAGAGACAGGCTTAGGAGGCGGCAGAGAACAGACCGGGCTTCTGATGATGTCGAGCTTGGCAGATGAGCTGGTGGTCTTGCGAGAACTAGCGTTGCCTGCGTGACAGCGATCGCCGTAGACCGCGACGGCCTCCTTCACGGAGCGAAAAGGACTGGTGGAGTCGACCTCAGCGGGCTCGAACGCCATGGTAGCAGGAGCGCAGCAGTGTCCGACGATGCACTGCACCCATAGAGTGCAAGGGGATAAGAAGGGAGTGCTGCGATGgcatgatgacgatgatgatgagtttGTTTGCTTGGCTTCCACTTCAAAGGCACGCCTAATCTCGAAGAGAACAAAAGCAAGACGGAACAAGGAATCATATGATTCATGCACGACAAAACAAGATCATACAAGCTGTATGATCGTTCATGCAGAGTGCTCAATTAAAACCAAACAAAGAAAAAGATCAATCGAATCCGTAAAGATCTGCAACTATTCCACTGGTTATTAGCGACCTTAAACTGCATCCCCACGCTCGAAGAGCATGCAAGAGTCAATGAAGTGATACGTACAGTGGGCACAGGACATGCCTCACTGTGAAGCAAAATGCCAGGCAATGTCGCCAACCCAAAGCAATCAGTCTGTGCCTCCTCTCCATCTTGCTTCGAGTTCATGAGATGTGATATGGGCAAAATAATTTGAAAGCTGCATTACACATCAACACAGTAGGATCCTTTGCAATTCGGGCAGCTCAACTATaatatttcttataatttttttggtcTCATAATATTTTCCAAAACAGCTCTAATGCGATCTTATAAAAGGGACTAAATTATGAAACCAAAAAAAGTTGTGTGACGTGCTTTACACAGGGGATGGATCAAATTGGCTCCAATTATCGATCTCAAATGGATGATTTCAATCTATCCACATGAGATGACGACGCTAAAACTGCTCTCTTCAGTAGTTTGTATCTCGAATGATCTGTTTTCCCCTGCAATTGctggatgatcttcttggtatgGTTGCTCATACTGTAAGAATAATTGGTATTTGGACGTCCCAACCACACATCCGCTTGAGATCAGTGAATTAACATCATAGAACTCCAACAAAAATGATGTGTCAAGCTAAGCTTCAGTTTACATTCCAAGGAAGCCTCATGTCTTGCAGAATTCTAAACCCTGTAATAACAAGAATAGTTCTATCTTCTCTTAGTGTTATATTcttcatttttaaattattaataatattcataaattttttaattatttaaatataaaatatttaaataattttttatattaaataattttatagcgAAAGCTTAGTGTTAGGGGCCTATTATAAATCTTAGAATTTGAATattatttgtgaaagattcatgtTAAGTTAATAAGAAAAAATCatgaatatcataaataattaaaaaaattaaaggatATTATATTTAGATTCACGGTTATGAAATAGTTGATGGGCCCACTATGACGTGCTTAGTTGACGTTAGCCGGAGTTCTCATGAGGAATTCTACTAGTATCCAAATGTCTAAGTCCCACTAGGGGGATTTTGGTGTCGAAGGACAAACAAGTAAAGAAaagtgctgctgctgccgccgcctcactgtatatatatatatatatatatatggttcaaACATTGATAAGAGTTTTACCTTCTAAAGAATCTGCTCAATACCATTAGCTAATGATTATTTCTGTTGAAAGGAATCAATTAGCTAATGATTTAGATGTCACCTTTGTTCTACAACAGTTAGCAACATGTGATCTTGATCTTCCCCTCTCCATAATATTCCATTGTTCACAAACTATGAGCTTCCTGTTCAAACTCTCTTGATTCTTCTGGTGCAAAAAGTAATTACAATTCACTAGTCAGATCGAATCATATTCTAAATGATATATCATCATTTTTGTAAGATAATAGCCATGAAATGTTAGCCATGCACCATGACACTAGtgagaaataatttttaaaaaagaaagtCGAAAGATAAAATCTAAATGATTCAAAAGTATAACATAAATTTTTTGTCACAAGAAATTGGATGTTGATTTATACTTTCAAATAAAGTCTTTCTATTACCTACTCCTCTCACTATTAATATTTATCACATTATCTCTTGTTATCATAGTATTTATGTCATATATTCAAACTAtctcaaatgattttttttttaattttattttatctgATATCGAGTTACGTCAAATTGTTTATGAATGATTATTCAAGCAATAATTTCCTCAAATTATTCTTCTCCTGTTATTTTAAATCTCTTTTGAACTCACTAATCCACTCGAGTAGATAAACTGAGTTGATAAACTTCGTACTAACTAAACCTATATAGAAATTGATTACAAGTTTATGCAATATCGTTGACATATACAGCAAATATGTGGGTATGACAgtaagagaaattatttttagaCGAATTAATTGGAATTACTATAATTTCCCAAATTTATAATTatcagcatttttctttaaatacgtGTCAAATTTTGTGGTTAGGTGTCATATTGGGTATGTTCTGTGGGTGTCTAATGCCCAGCTCAAATTCAAATCGGTGCCCCATCCGTCGTCACCCCGATTCATCAAGAACAACCTAAACCCTAATCGCTCGACACCGCTATCGGCCCACACCTCTCCCATgtagaagaagaataagagagaggaggaggagaatacgACGACGAGGCGATGCCTTCCTATTCGATCACGCGGCCGTCGCGGCAGGAAGATTACGCTCGCTTCTCCCCGAACACCCCCATCGTGATCGACAATGGCGGCTCCTCGTTCCGGATTGGGTGGCGACCTAAACCCTAGCCCTGGATTTCGTTCCGTCGCGGCTTCTTGATGTCGCCTCGTCTTGCTTTCTCCTTCAAAATTGTTTTCTTCTTGTTACAGGTGGGCTGGGGAGTCGGATCCACGCGTCACCTTCCGCAACGTCGTCCAGAGGCCTCGCCACAAGGCTACCGGTACTCTACTATGTTCCTAAGTGTCGGGGGATTCTGAATCGCAATGTTTTCTGTTTATATACAATTTGCTATTATCTGGTTCTGCTAACTAATATTTGTCGTCAAAACGTGGTTTTTTAAGGACGACATTGTCCTAATCCACTTAATTTAGCGGCCAGATTACCCCCTTCCAGTGATAGGGTTTGGAGGCTGTGAGTTTGCTATTTTTCAATGCGATAGTTTTCTTATTTGTTGCACGAGCATATAATTAGGAGAGAAAGGAGCCCCATTGTTGAACACTAACCTTTTTTTTACCAtggaaaatgatattaaaaaaatttgcaATGTACTGATTTGATTTATAGAAGGACGAAAATACAACAATTTCATGTAATTTCTCCTGTCTGTCATTTATGCGAGGAATAGACATGATTCTGATGACATGATACTATGTGATGCAAGCCAATATTTGGCtttatttttatcaattataTCATGTGACAATAAGGTTAACGGAATCATTAAATATATTCTTGGTATCCTCGTActtcaagttaacatctcttCTGAAAAATGCAGGTGAAACTGTCACTATAGTTGGTGATCATGATCCATCATTGATGAAGTACTTTGATTGCACTCGAACATCTTTCCGATCACCATTTGATAACAATGTTGTCTATCAGTTTGAGATAATGGAATATGTGAGCTTCTTTTCCAGTTCTAATTAATATTGAACTTTTTGCTTCCTCTAATCCTTATAGTTTGACCAGTAGAAAATCATGTCTTTCACCATTTTAGAAAGAGCTTGTTGTTTGATTCCATATCCATTTTTTCCCTTAAGCAGTGGCCATTGGATGCTGGAAACGGAAGCGAAATGATTTTTGAATTTGATACACAAGTACAGAGATTAAGTTTAAGACTTGTCATGTGCATGCAAGTTAGGATTGTAAAACTATGGTTTGAGATATTTAATTTGGAGGCATGTGTAAAATACTATGTGATATTAGTACAAGTTCCTAGTATAAGTTTCCCTAATAGAGGCCAACAAACCACCTTGTGGCAAAGAGGAATTGATCTATGCTAATGTAGCCCTCTTGCAAATTGTTTGGGGACTGATCGTTCTTTAGCTGTGTATAATGCTTTGGTATGTGCAAAGGTATCACACAAACATCAACTAAAGGCCTTCATACAAAATGACATCTTCAAGCCACCCAGCCCACAAAGAAAATTATTGATTATCGAGAAGGTTAGCTTGACGGTTTTGAATATATTGAAGTCTAAAAAGCTCCCAAAATTGAAGATGGCAACAAGGATGAGCCATCATGCAAATCAAACATCTTTAACTAACTATGCAAGGAAATATCCCAATGAATGCTTCGccttctgtcacggacttagttggttttgcctaagtcgtgcggcacccttgcgtatccgtccgcaaaggtcagcctccccgaagcctcccatggtcccttaggatccacaaaggagagaacgggttagagaaaacgcctcattcgggatccacaagcaaacgtttccgaaaacacttcatagacaatgcaaattataaacagactttacaagctctgaacagttgcacaacaaagggtcaaaatggtccattatagactgaaaatctctcacaagtgtccacatgacacaacctttatttacaagcttaaagcggccaccaaacccaactaaaataggactatttagccttcggccgtccctctacatgctgtgcaaagcatgaacataccaaaagacacggatatacataagcattacatcaaacatcctgtttagaagtttgtccgtgacattgggGAGAGCTATATAGCATGTCATGGTTACACTAATGTTGTTAAAAGGCGCCTTGGCACTCGCCTAGGTGCTTGGGTGAGGTGAAGCAAGGTTCGAGCGCCTCGCACATGCTTGGGCGACGCGCTTTAGTGAAGCATCGCTTGGGCATTTGCCTCAGCCCAAGTGTCGGGTGCCTTGGGCAAGTGCTGGGTTAAATGTGAACCAGATTGTTaattggttcaattgaactagGCATTTgtcggttcaattgaaccaactaggaaaataaacccCTCCCCCTGTGCAACCCACACACATATAGTAAAACCCATGCCACAGTAAAACCCTAACTACTATCGTCGCCCCCGACGCACCTATGCTCCGTCGTCGTTGTCTCTGTGTACAACTCTCTTCATCGTCAACGGATAGCTTTGATGCTTCCTTTGCCATCGACGAACAAGTACAAAGCTCTTGCCGTTGTAGCTCTTGTGCGCGGTTCCCTCTGCCACCGCTGTTTTCGTGTGCAACTCATATAGTCGTCGAGGGACAGGTTCGTAGCTTCTTCCACCACCAACGGACACATCTGAAGCTTCCTCTGCCCTCGACCCCGTTGTTTGTAGCTTTCTCCGTTGTTGTCGCCGTTCGAAGGTTCCTCCGTCATTGTCGTTGCCATCATCCGAAGGTTCCTCCATCACCgccgccctctccttccccaccttcCACCGTCGATGACTCTTCTTCTCACTATTGTGTATTGTTATAACTGTTAACCCTATTAATcctttaaaattgatattaatccttagaATTATTAACCATATTTAGAATTGCTAATCCCTATTTAACGTTGTTAATGATTATTTAGAAATGTTATTAATACCTATTTAGCATTGCTAACCTCTATTTATTTAGAATTGTTAATAGGGTTTTAGGAATAATGGCAAGTGCAGAAAGTAATTCAAAAGATTTGTAACAAAATTCATGAGAGGATCCTAGTTGAGaatacaattatctaaaggatgatgatgattaaatttgatgtaaaactttattgttttgagtcttttaacatttttgttattttatggaCAATGCGACTTGGTACTTTATATCTTTTCAATTTAAtgccatatttttatttttataatcatatttatcaatcatattatatattttttatattttaatattctagagtGTCCTGCTTCGCTCGAGCAAGCGCCTAGGCGAAGCGCTAGTGCCTTGGGTGTTTTGAGACTTTGACGCTTTTTGGTGCCTGATGCTTTTAAAAACACAGGGTTACACTAGTACCAAAGCAACTGAAAAGGAAACTTTTAGTAGTTTTGGTAACTATTAGTGTGAACAAGCAAGGAGAACTCATGGAAACAATAAGACTTAATGATCGTCCATATGTTATATTTAAGACATGTTACCTAATCTCCTTCCGAGACTTCGTCGAGAAAGCACTTCACATGTCTAAGAATCCATTTCTGTCAGAGCAACTGAAAGAGACACATCACTTACCTCTGTTCAAGGATCTATTTATGTCCAAACTTCTTTCGTGAAAGATAAAGAGCCTTATGTGATAAATAAAGTTTCATCAATATCCTTTCTCATCATAAGGATCTGTTACTTGCATCTGTACCACATCTGCTTTATTTCATCATCCTTTGTAACGTGTGATCTAATATTATATTGAATGTTGATATttcactttaaatatttttttctaatttattctTACTGCTTCCCTTTTAGGAAGTTGTGAATATATTCTTCTGTAAGCTTCATTCTCTCTATTGTGTCATGCTTTTCTCATGTATATCTTTTCTTGCAGGTTCTTGACTATGGATTTGAGCGTCTAGGTGCTAACTTACAGGTGTGTTGTTATATTTTCCTTATAGCAATAACAAAAAGTAATCCGATCTCCATGTCATTACTGCATTGTAGTTCTAACAAGCTTATTGATGTATGACTGGTACATAGATATTTGTGTGTgccgaccccaaatagttagGACATAATGGTTTGCTGTTGTTGTTGAACACAATTATCTGGTGGTATGATGTTTTAATTATGGTATGCCATAATTATGTTGCATGGCATTATGATTCTATGATTATTGTTATCTCCTTATTTGTTCTATAACTGAGTTGATTGCTCTGCAGATAATAAAATTTTACCACTTCTGTAGTCGCCATTTCATACCTTTACTGGTCCTTTGTTCTTTAGAAAAGAACATATGGTTACATGAAGAATAATTTGGATGTCTAATTAAGATTATGTCTGTCGTTAGCCACCTCcaccattttttaaaaaaataggaaTGAAGGATTGCTTGATCCATGTTCCATTGGTGTGCTTTATCTTTCTTTACAATGAAAAGaatgagaaaaaagaaaacaaaaaaaatgcaaaagaatagaaaaaaggtaagaaaagagcatgtaaataaaaaaagaaaacaggGTAGAACAGAGACATATTAATTATTGTCACCTTATTCAAAATATAGGAAATGAATATTTAATCTAGAATCTGAGTTCTTTTTGCTTTGTTTTGTTAGATTTTAGTTTATCTTGCTCTTTCTACTACACTTGGTCGATGTGCTCAACACCACAAATATGGCAAATGCACTAGTGTCATGTATGATATATCCTTTCGTTTGGTGTGGCCACAGTCATGCATATAATCCTGTATTTGAACCAATTTTTTATCAGATTTTGCTGAAAATCTTGGAACCAACATAACAATGTTTTAATTGCTTGTCATGGATAAAAAACTTGATTGTTGTCTTTCAATAATTCCTTGTGCACAAAGAGCAAATCATTCTTTATTAGTTACAGAAGTACCATGTTTCATATAAATTGTatttcagaaaattttgaatgaaAGCTTAGTAGGAGTATTAATGTCTTTTTTTAGGTTTGCTCTATCTCCTAATGTTATTGTGTGGCTTGAATAGGTTGATCATCCTATTTTAATGACAGAATGCATATGTAACCCACTCTCCTCACGCAGTAAAATGGCTGAACTTCTCTTTGAGACTTATAGTGTACCATCAATAGGTAAATTACCTTTGTTGCTGCTATCTTATAGGTTTCTTGTGCTGTAAAATTGTATTATGTTTTACTTGTCATTTGTACTAGATCATTGTGGTACTATGGCCTGTGCTGTTCTATTGCATTTTTTTAATGCTTGGAGCATGTCTGTATAGCTTTTGGTGTTGATGCTGTATTCAGCTACAAGTTAAATCAACAATTTGGAAGATGCAATGAAGATGGTCTTGCTATTTGCTCAGGATTTTCAGCAAGCCATGTAATACCGGTGAGTGTTTTTCACATTAACATTTTGTGGAATGTTGCATGTAAAGCTTTTTAGAAAAGCAGGTCTCTGAATATGCCAACACGTTGCATGGGCAAATATTTGTTAGGCAATATATGACTTGGGTAACATGTTAAGACAACCCTATGCATATATGTAGGCATTACATTTTGTATGCAGTATACTTCTCTGTTATGTGATATATTTGCTTGTCCCGAGTCCTTTTATCTTTTCCATGTTTTGGATTTTAATGAACTTTGACCAATTATGGTTATTTAGATTGTAAAAGGGGAGCCTGTTACTGAAGCATGCTGCCGAACTAACATTGGTGGATATCATGTTACCAACTATTTGAAGCAGCTTCTTTCCCTCAAATACCCATATCACATGTATGTATGTTGCTGCATGTTATTTCATTAaattttatgttttataaattGGTTAACTTCCATGCATGATCGGTTGCACTTCAACAGGTCAAGCATTACATGGGAGAAGGCTGAGGAGCTGAAGATGGAGCACTGTTATGTAGCTACGGATTTTGCATCTGAATTGCAATTGTTTCAGGTGGAAAACTTGACATCCTTACCCACTTCTTCTAATCACGTTTGATATCACCATTTGTGTGGACGGTGCCATAATTTTTCTAATGCATTTGTTCAATGTGGACTTCTCCAACTGTTCTACATTGCTGTTGAGCCGACCCTGCATGTATAATCTCTCATGGATGGTGAACTTCTTAAACT belongs to Musa acuminata AAA Group cultivar baxijiao chromosome BXJ3-5, Cavendish_Baxijiao_AAA, whole genome shotgun sequence and includes:
- the LOC135638151 gene encoding uncharacterized protein LOC135638151, yielding MAFEPAEVDSTSPFRSVKEAVAVYGDRCHAGNASSRKTTSSSAKLDIIRSPVCSLPPPKPVSSANSSPPSLSSTFRFVHERDNELRVVNAVRKLEAELYEAKREVKLLKEMQSETKVAVAALCLQLQKSMSKTEASSLAIEERPCKVRSDRWGEERIGSSERLPTLAQALSLGRMEDELGGRGKTKVGKRRPLIPLIGDFFPKRKTSPDLRNTLYSPSFYSVLS